The following coding sequences lie in one Pectobacterium sp. A5351 genomic window:
- a CDS encoding RnfH family protein has protein sequence MQVDVVYALPERQYLRTVRLEEGSTVEQAIVASGLLELRHDIDLQVNKVGIYSRAAKLADVVQEGDRVEIYRPLIADPKELRRQRAERSKSK, from the coding sequence ATGCAGGTTGATGTGGTCTATGCGTTGCCGGAACGCCAGTATCTACGCACGGTGAGGCTGGAAGAGGGCAGCACGGTTGAGCAGGCGATTGTGGCATCGGGCCTGCTGGAGCTGCGACATGACATCGATTTACAGGTGAATAAAGTCGGTATCTACAGCCGTGCGGCGAAGCTGGCCGATGTGGTACAGGAGGGTGACCGCGTGGAAATTTATCGTCCGCTGATTGCCGATCCTAAAGAGCTGCGTCGCCAGCGTGCAGAGCGTTCTAAGAGTAAGTGA
- a CDS encoding IS3 family transposase (programmed frameshift), with translation MTGRNRRNFSPEFRLEAAQLVLDQHYTVAAAATAMNVGKSTMDKWVRQLKEERAGKSPTASPMTPEQIEIRELKKRLQRVEMERDIFKKGYRALDVRLPEQFSLVEKLRARFPVAVVCNVFGVHRSSYKYWRQPRKPDATRVALLSLVREVYRESNGSAGARSIAAMVTTKGIKLSRWRATKLMKALNIISCQQPGHRYKKASKEHIEIPNYLARQFAVTEPNQAWCGDVTYIWTGKRWAYLAVVLDLFSRKPVGWAMSFFPDSALTGKALSMAWEARGKPANLLYHSDQGSHYTSRNFRQLLWRYQIKQSLSRRGNCWDNSPMERFFRSLKTEWVPDNGYTNFSQASTAITNYITGYYSQLRPHQYNGGLTPNESERLFWKNSKAVASFC, from the exons ATGACCGGACGTAACAGACGTAATTTTAGCCCCGAGTTTCGCCTCGAAGCTGCCCAGCTTGTACTCGATCAGCACTACACCGTTGCCGCCGCTGCAACGGCAATGAATGTCGGCAAATCCACGATGGACAAATGGGTTCGACAACTGAAAGAAGAGCGAGCGGGAAAATCACCCACTGCTTCACCCATGACACCTGAGCAGATTGAAATACGTGAGCTAAAGAAAAGACTTCAACGCGTTGAAATGGAAAGGGATATAT TTAAAAAAGGCTACCGCGCTCTTGATGTCAGACTCCCTGAACAATTCTCATTAGTTGAGAAACTCAGGGCGCGGTTTCCTGTTGCCGTTGTGTGCAACGTGTTTGGGGTTCATCGCAGCAGTTATAAATACTGGCGGCAGCCCAGGAAGCCTGACGCCACGAGAGTGGCATTACTGAGCCTTGTGCGTGAAGTTTATCGCGAAAGTAACGGCTCAGCAGGAGCGCGAAGCATTGCCGCGATGGTCACCACCAAAGGTATAAAACTGAGCCGCTGGCGGGCAACAAAGCTGATGAAAGCGCTCAATATTATCAGTTGTCAGCAACCTGGCCATCGTTATAAGAAGGCGTCTAAGGAACACATTGAGATCCCTAATTATCTGGCTCGCCAGTTTGCTGTTACCGAGCCTAATCAGGCCTGGTGCGGTGATGTGACTTATATCTGGACGGGAAAACGCTGGGCTTATCTGGCTGTAGTACTCGATTTGTTTTCCCGTAAACCGGTTGGCTGGGCGATGTCATTTTTCCCTGATTCAGCACTGACAGGTAAAGCCCTGTCGATGGCCTGGGAAGCACGGGGAAAACCGGCTAATTTACTGTATCACTCGGATCAAGGCAGTCACTATACCAGCAGGAATTTCAGGCAGTTACTGTGGAGATATCAGATAAAGCAAAGTCTGAGTCGCCGGGGAAATTGCTGGGATAACAGCCCAATGGAACGGTTCTTCAGAAGCCTGAAAACAGAGTGGGTACCGGATAATGGCTACACGAATTTTAGCCAAGCCAGCACGGCAATAACGAATTACATCACAGGATATTACAGCCAGCTCAGACCCCATCAATATAATGGTGGTTTGACGCCGAATGAATCAGAAAGATTGTTCTGGAAAAACTCTAAAGCCGTGGCCAGTTTTTGTTGA
- a CDS encoding GNAT family N-acetyltransferase, which produces MGITAPELLLPQHAVVDFRSSEPSLDDWLKRKALKNQTIGASRTFIVCESGANQVIGFYALATGSVQRQSVSGALRRNMPDPLPVLVLGRLAVDERYQRRGIGAGLLKDAILRSRQVAEQVGTKALLVHALSEEAKDFYLHWGFTPSEIQPSTLLLPLW; this is translated from the coding sequence GTGGGAATAACGGCACCTGAATTATTATTACCTCAGCATGCCGTGGTTGATTTCCGAAGTTCAGAACCGTCGCTGGATGACTGGCTGAAGCGTAAGGCTCTCAAGAATCAAACCATTGGCGCATCACGCACTTTTATCGTGTGTGAATCGGGTGCCAATCAGGTTATTGGCTTTTACGCGCTGGCAACCGGCAGCGTACAGCGTCAATCCGTATCGGGCGCGTTACGGCGTAATATGCCTGATCCGCTGCCCGTATTAGTCTTGGGTCGTCTGGCGGTAGATGAACGTTACCAGCGCCGTGGAATTGGCGCGGGACTATTAAAAGATGCGATCTTGCGTTCCCGGCAGGTTGCTGAACAGGTGGGGACGAAAGCGTTATTAGTTCATGCGCTGTCTGAGGAAGCAAAAGATTTCTATCTGCATTGGGGCTTTACGCCCTCGGAAATCCAGCCTAGCACATTGCTTCTACCGCTCTGGTAA
- the smpB gene encoding SsrA-binding protein SmpB, producing the protein MTKKKAYKPGSATIAQNKRARHEYFIEEEFEAGLALQGWEVKSLRAGKANLSDSYVTFMNGEAYLFGATITPLNVASSHVVCDPIRTRKLLLNKRELESLFGRVSREGYTVVALSMYWKNAWSKVKIGVAKGKKDHDKRDDIKEREWKLDKARIMKNANR; encoded by the coding sequence ATGACAAAGAAAAAAGCATACAAACCCGGTTCCGCCACCATTGCGCAAAACAAGCGCGCCCGCCACGAATACTTCATTGAGGAAGAATTTGAGGCTGGCCTTGCGCTGCAAGGATGGGAAGTCAAATCACTGCGCGCAGGCAAAGCAAACCTCAGTGACAGCTATGTCACCTTCATGAACGGTGAGGCTTACCTGTTTGGCGCCACTATCACGCCGCTAAATGTGGCTTCATCTCACGTCGTGTGCGATCCCATACGCACGCGCAAACTCCTGCTCAACAAACGTGAGCTGGAGTCGCTGTTTGGCCGCGTCAGTCGTGAAGGTTACACGGTCGTCGCGCTGTCCATGTATTGGAAAAATGCCTGGAGCAAAGTCAAAATTGGCGTAGCAAAAGGCAAAAAAGATCACGACAAGCGTGATGACATCAAAGAACGTGAATGGAAGTTAGACAAAGCCCGTATCATGAAGAACGCTAATCGCTAA
- a CDS encoding type II toxin-antitoxin system TacA family antitoxin translates to MRTEAKEAPINIRAKSSQRELIDVAAKLLSKSRTDFILEAACREAEEVLLDQRLFLVDESQFDAFITALEKPVATNERLQALLDRKSPWE, encoded by the coding sequence ATGAGAACAGAGGCAAAAGAGGCACCGATCAACATTCGGGCGAAATCATCACAACGGGAACTGATAGACGTTGCCGCGAAACTGCTTTCAAAGTCACGTACTGATTTTATCCTTGAGGCTGCATGTCGTGAGGCGGAAGAGGTGCTATTGGATCAACGCCTGTTTCTGGTTGATGAATCACAATTTGATGCCTTTATTACCGCGTTAGAAAAACCTGTCGCCACCAATGAGCGGTTACAGGCGTTATTAGACAGGAAATCACCGTGGGAATAA
- a CDS encoding NADH:flavin oxidoreductase, whose translation MSDNVLFSPFTLKSLTLPNRIVMAPMTRGMAPEGIPGQPNADYYRRRAEGEAGLILTEGTVINRPASRNMPGIPFFHGEQALAGWKQVAEAVHAAGGRIGPQIWHTGSTRSGEWEPDAPVESPSGLVGPGDVRGVAMTEEDIADTVAAFGRAAADAKHLGFDVVELHGAHGYLIDQFFWQGTNQRTDAWGGKTIAERSRFAAEIVRAVRTSVGPDFPLILRVSQWKQQDYAARLAETPQEMTEWLAPLVEAGVDILHCSQRRFWEPEFPDIDGSEGLNFAGWAKKLTGAATISVGSVGLSGDFFGAFGGQGSETAELDNLHVRMERGEFDLIAIGRVLLSDPQWVQKVRSGRTDELHGFRAEDLAALK comes from the coding sequence ATGTCCGATAACGTATTGTTTTCTCCCTTCACCCTGAAGAGTCTGACGCTGCCGAACCGTATCGTGATGGCTCCCATGACCCGAGGTATGGCACCGGAAGGTATTCCGGGTCAGCCTAACGCCGATTATTACCGCCGCCGCGCGGAAGGTGAAGCAGGTCTTATTCTGACCGAAGGAACCGTGATCAACCGCCCTGCATCACGCAATATGCCGGGCATTCCCTTCTTCCATGGTGAGCAAGCGCTCGCGGGCTGGAAACAGGTGGCAGAAGCCGTGCACGCGGCTGGCGGGCGTATTGGCCCGCAAATCTGGCACACCGGTTCAACGCGCAGCGGGGAATGGGAACCAGATGCACCGGTTGAAAGCCCTTCAGGCCTTGTCGGTCCGGGTGATGTGCGCGGCGTGGCTATGACAGAAGAAGATATTGCCGATACGGTCGCCGCCTTTGGCCGCGCTGCCGCGGATGCAAAACACCTGGGTTTTGATGTCGTTGAACTGCACGGCGCGCACGGTTATCTCATTGACCAATTCTTTTGGCAGGGAACCAACCAGCGTACTGACGCCTGGGGCGGAAAAACCATCGCCGAACGCTCCCGCTTTGCGGCTGAGATCGTGCGCGCGGTACGCACATCGGTGGGACCAGACTTCCCGCTTATTCTGCGCGTCAGCCAGTGGAAGCAGCAAGACTACGCGGCGCGTCTGGCAGAAACTCCGCAGGAGATGACGGAGTGGCTTGCACCGCTGGTTGAGGCAGGCGTGGACATTCTGCACTGCTCACAGCGCCGGTTCTGGGAGCCGGAGTTCCCAGACATTGATGGCAGTGAAGGACTTAACTTTGCCGGCTGGGCAAAAAAACTCACGGGCGCGGCGACTATCAGTGTGGGGTCGGTAGGATTGTCCGGTGATTTCTTCGGTGCCTTTGGCGGCCAGGGATCCGAAACGGCCGAGCTGGATAACCTGCACGTACGAATGGAGCGTGGGGAGTTTGACCTGATAGCGATCGGTCGCGTGCTGCTCTCCGACCCACAGTGGGTGCAGAAAGTTCGCTCAGGCCGTACAGACGAGCTGCACGGTTTTCGGGCAGAAGATCTAGCGGCACTGAAGTAA
- a CDS encoding type II toxin-antitoxin system RatA family toxin: protein MPKISRSALVPFSAEQMYKLVNDVASYPAFLPGCTGSRVLSSSEGEMIAAVDVSKAGISKTFTTRNTLTHNQNINMQLVDGPFRQLGGDWHFTPLSADACKVELHLEFEFTNALIELAFGKVFKELAGNMVQAFTQRAKEVYSVRNAG, encoded by the coding sequence ATGCCAAAGATAAGTCGTTCAGCACTGGTGCCGTTCAGTGCTGAACAGATGTACAAGCTGGTGAATGATGTTGCTTCCTACCCCGCGTTTTTACCGGGCTGTACGGGGAGCCGCGTGCTCTCCTCCTCTGAAGGGGAGATGATCGCCGCAGTGGACGTTTCTAAAGCCGGTATCAGCAAGACATTTACCACACGTAATACGCTGACACACAACCAGAATATCAATATGCAACTGGTCGATGGCCCCTTCCGTCAGTTGGGTGGCGACTGGCATTTTACGCCGCTGAGCGCCGATGCCTGTAAAGTCGAACTGCATCTGGAATTTGAATTCACCAATGCCTTGATTGAACTCGCTTTTGGCAAAGTATTCAAGGAGCTGGCGGGAAATATGGTGCAGGCTTTCACGCAGCGAGCAAAAGAGGTCTACAGTGTCCGCAATGCAGGTTGA
- a CDS encoding TetR/AcrR family transcriptional regulator, with translation MGRVSKEQMERNRDSIIKTSAELFRERGLDGVSVNDIMAAVGLTHGGFYGHFNSKDELEALACQRAFDDASASFSASGIATFHELVDYYLSSSHRDSAGNGCAVTALASDVLRKPPEKPVRETYKMGVKKMASRLAAIQRAELGDAPSDQQLAQLAMLTGALILARATEGDELSERFLSAAKRYLHETAL, from the coding sequence ATGGGGCGGGTATCTAAAGAGCAGATGGAACGCAATCGTGACAGCATTATTAAAACTTCGGCGGAGCTGTTCCGGGAGCGTGGGTTGGACGGTGTTAGTGTCAATGACATCATGGCGGCTGTTGGCCTCACGCACGGCGGATTTTACGGCCATTTCAACTCCAAAGATGAGCTTGAGGCCCTGGCCTGCCAGAGGGCGTTTGATGATGCTAGTGCTTCGTTCTCAGCAAGCGGCATCGCGACGTTTCATGAACTCGTGGATTACTACCTGTCATCCAGCCATAGGGACAGTGCGGGCAATGGATGTGCGGTCACCGCCCTGGCGTCAGATGTGCTGCGTAAGCCACCGGAAAAGCCGGTACGCGAAACTTACAAAATGGGCGTCAAAAAGATGGCGTCACGACTTGCCGCCATTCAGAGGGCTGAACTTGGTGATGCGCCTTCAGACCAACAGTTGGCACAGTTGGCTATGCTGACCGGTGCACTGATACTGGCCCGGGCAACTGAAGGTGATGAACTCTCTGAACGGTTCCTCAGCGCGGCAAAACGCTATCTGCACGAAACGGCACTGTAA